In one Neobacillus sp. WH10 genomic region, the following are encoded:
- the rplE gene encoding 50S ribosomal protein L5 gives MNRLKDKFVKEVTPALMSKFNYKSVMQVPKLDKIVVNMGVGDAVANAKALDNAVEELATITGQKPVVTRAKKSIAGFRLREGMPIGAKVTLRGERMYEFLDKLVSVSLPRVRDFRGVSKKAFDGRGNYTLGIKEQLIFPEIDYDKVSKVRGMDIVIVTTANTDEESRELLTQFGMPFQK, from the coding sequence GTGAACCGCCTAAAAGACAAATTTGTTAAAGAAGTGACTCCTGCTCTTATGAGCAAGTTCAACTATAAATCAGTAATGCAAGTTCCAAAACTTGATAAAATTGTTGTAAACATGGGTGTTGGTGACGCTGTTGCGAATGCTAAGGCACTTGATAATGCAGTAGAAGAGCTTGCAACGATTACAGGTCAAAAGCCTGTTGTAACTCGTGCGAAAAAATCTATCGCTGGCTTCCGTCTACGTGAAGGTATGCCAATCGGTGCAAAGGTTACTCTTCGCGGTGAGCGCATGTACGAATTCTTGGATAAATTAGTTTCTGTTTCTTTACCTCGTGTTCGTGACTTCCGTGGTGTTTCTAAAAAAGCATTCGATGGTCGCGGTAACTATACATTGGGTATTAAAGAACAATTAATCTTCCCTGAAATTGATTACGATAAAGTAAGCAAAGTTCGTGGTATGGATATCGTTATCGTAACGACTGCAAACACTGATGAAGAATCTCGTGAACTTTTAACTCAATTTGGAATGCCATTCCAAAAGTAA
- the rpsN gene encoding 30S ribosomal protein S14, giving the protein MAKKSMIAKQQRTPKFKVQEYTRCERCGRPHSVYRKFKLCRICFRELAYKGQIPGVKKASW; this is encoded by the coding sequence GTGGCTAAAAAGTCAATGATTGCGAAACAACAGCGCACGCCTAAATTCAAAGTACAAGAGTATACACGCTGCGAACGTTGCGGACGTCCACACTCTGTATACCGTAAATTTAAGCTTTGCCGTATTTGTTTCCGTGAATTAGCATACAAAGGACAAATTCCTGGTGTTAAAAAAGCTAGCTGGTAA
- the rpsH gene encoding 30S ribosomal protein S8, which yields MVMTDPIADMLTRIRNANMVRHEKLEVPASNLKKEIAEILKREGFVRDVEFIEDNKQGIIRIFLKYGANNERVITGLKRISKPGLRVYAKSNEVPRVLNGLGIALVSTSQGVITDKEARAKQVGGEVLAYVW from the coding sequence ATGGTCATGACAGATCCAATTGCTGATATGCTTACTCGCATTCGTAATGCGAACATGGTGCGTCACGAAAAGTTAGAAGTGCCTGCTTCTAATTTGAAAAAAGAAATTGCTGAAATCCTCAAGCGCGAAGGTTTCGTACGTGACGTCGAATTTATCGAAGACAACAAACAAGGTATCATCCGTATCTTCTTAAAGTACGGTGCAAATAACGAACGCGTTATTACTGGTCTTAAGCGCATAAGCAAGCCCGGACTTCGAGTTTACGCTAAATCAAATGAGGTACCACGCGTTCTTAACGGTCTTGGTATCGCATTAGTTTCAACATCACAAGGTGTTATTACAGATAAAGAAGCTCGTGCAAAACAAGTCGGCGGAGAAGTATTAGCTTACGTTTGGTAA
- the rplF gene encoding 50S ribosomal protein L6: MSRVGKKPIEIPAGVTITLNNNTVTVKGPKGELTRSFNPDITINVEENVVTITRPSDVKEHRALHGTTRALIANMVEGVSTGFTRGLELIGVGYRAQKQGNKLVLNVGYSHPVEVEPEAGLEIEVPSNTKVIIKGTDKERVGALAANIRGVRPPEPYKGKGIRYEGEFVRRKEGKTGK, encoded by the coding sequence ATGTCTCGCGTAGGGAAAAAACCAATTGAAATTCCAGCAGGAGTTACAATTACGTTAAACAATAATACTGTTACTGTTAAAGGACCTAAAGGCGAACTTACTCGTTCTTTTAATCCTGATATCACAATTAACGTTGAAGAAAACGTTGTAACAATCACACGTCCATCTGACGTAAAAGAACACCGCGCATTGCACGGAACAACTCGTGCATTGATCGCAAACATGGTTGAAGGTGTTTCCACTGGCTTCACAAGAGGCTTAGAGTTAATCGGGGTTGGATATCGTGCGCAAAAGCAAGGTAACAAACTTGTATTAAACGTGGGTTACTCACATCCAGTTGAAGTTGAACCTGAAGCTGGCCTTGAAATCGAAGTACCATCTAATACAAAGGTTATTATTAAAGGTACTGATAAAGAACGTGTTGGTGCATTAGCTGCCAATATTCGCGGAGTTCGTCCTCCAGAGCCTTACAAAGGTAAAGGGATTCGTTACGAAGGTGAATTTGTTCGTCGTAAAGAAGGTAAAACAGGTAAGTAA
- the rplR gene encoding 50S ribosomal protein L18: MITKLDKNATRKKRHARVRAKLSGTSARPRLNVFRSNQHIYAQVIDDMNGVTLASASTIEKDFGLESTRNVEAAQKVGELVAKRAVEKGITSVVFDRGGYLYHGRVQALADAARENGLQF, from the coding sequence ATGATTACGAAGCTTGATAAAAACGCTACTCGCAAGAAAAGACATGCTCGTGTTCGTGCGAAACTTAGCGGTACTTCAGCTCGTCCTCGTCTAAATGTGTTTCGTTCAAACCAACACATTTATGCACAAGTGATCGATGACATGAATGGAGTAACTTTAGCAAGTGCTTCTACAATAGAAAAAGATTTTGGTCTTGAATCTACAAGAAACGTTGAAGCTGCACAAAAGGTCGGAGAATTAGTCGCTAAACGTGCGGTAGAAAAAGGTATCACTTCTGTTGTCTTTGATCGTGGAGGATACCTATACCACGGACGTGTGCAAGCATTAGCTGATGCTGCCCGTGAAAACGGCTTACAATTTTAA